GCCGAAATTGTTATGGATAGACCTGATTCatactttgaagatggtaaACATACAAATTTCAGACCGAAAAGACTTGAAGCATATTTGGAGACGCAGTCCGGAGGATTGATTAAGGTGGGGAAGAAAGTGATCTTCAGTAAAGCATTGATGCAAGCTCATGCTCCATTATTTGACGGTATTCTTCGTGTTTACTTGGTTCCAAGGATAGATTCTACTAACTGGATATCCAAATGGGATAAGATGAAGGCTCTTGGTAAGAGACAACAGTAATTAATAATCTATAGAGTAACAAGTCCCTAAATCTCtaccaaaaagagaaatggaaaaaaTTCACGGAtcataaaaaaaaaaattgagaaTTAAAAATCGCTTGAAAATTTAGACAGgtttccttctctttgtttccttctctttgcttccttctctttacTTCCTTTGAACATCCAATCATGTCGATCTCGTTGAAACGTAAAAGGCTTTCCTCGGGTCTTTCTGTGTCTCAGAAAGTATTTGTGCGTTCTCGAAATGGTAGGGCAACTAAGATTGTTAGAGAGCATTACCTAAGAGAAGATATTCCATGTTCATCTATGGCCTGTTCCAAATGTGAAGAGTTCTATTTTGTTGATGCCAACGGAGAGATGAGGCATCCCATTTTGTCTGATTCTCCCTTTGATTTACAGAATAATGATATCGGAAAACACTATTTGATTGTGGATACTAACGTTGTGTTAAATGCTATCGACATGATCGAGAGCAGTTCAGTTTTCTATGATGTCATTGTGCCGCAGACGgttttggaagaagttcGTAACAAGAGTTATCCAATCTATATGAGATTACGCGACCTCACAAAGAATGAGGAGAAGCGGTTTGTTGTGTTTTACAACGAGTTCAAGGTTGACACCTATTTgaccagaaagaaaggtgaaACTATGAACGATTACAATGATCGACTAATTAGGGAGTGTGCCAAATTCTATAGTGAGCACTTGAAACCGTGTGGGATCACTACAGTTTTGATAACGGGAGACAAAGATAATAAAGCGAAGGCACTAAAAGCCGGTATTATTTCTATGACTTTACCAGAGTATGTGTCTCTCTTGCCTAACAGTAAAGAATTACAGGATATCCTACCATCAAAGGAAGGATTTTCTTCTAATTACAAAGAGATCAGGTATCCTGAATATTGCTCTGTTGCTAGACTTGTTGGTGGTGTTAAGAATGCTAGTTTACAGCAGggtatcatcaacatctcCTCATATAACTTTTTGGAGGGTTCCATCAGTGTTCCATCATTGCCTAAACCGTTACTTATTCTTGGTCGTGAAAATTTGAACAGAGCCTTCAATGGAGATACCGTTGTTGTAGAGATTCTCCCAAAAAATATGTGGAAGAAGCCTTCTACAGAGATCgtcgatgaagaagccaTCAATAAGAATGAAATTGGTGATAACGACGAAAATGAAGTTATTATTACTGATCAGGAGAGACGGATTTTGGCTCGAGAAGCAATTAAAGCTCAGGGTGACTCTTCCGTTGATGAGACGGAAAAGATTGTGCCAACAGGACGTATTGTTGGTGTTGTCAAGCGTAGCTGGAGATTATATGTGGGACAACTTTCGCCTAATAGTGTGGATAAGAATCGAATTGGTGGCAACTCTGCCAAAAACTGTTTTGTTATTTTGATGGATAGAACTTTACCCAAAATTAGAATCAAAACTAGACGAGCTCGTGAACTAGTCGGTAAGCGGATTGTTGTCGCCGTTGATTCATGGCCTACCACATCAAAATATCCTGAGGGACATTTTGTGAGGACTTTGGGTGACATTGAGGAAAAGGATGCTGAGCAGGAAGCTTTACTACTTGAGCATGATATTGAATATCGACCATTTTCTAAGAATGTGTTGAGCTGTTTGCCTAAGGAAGGCCACGATTGGAAAGTTCCCGAGAATCTCAACAATGGTGATGTTTTGTTGGctaaaagagaagatcttAGAGACAGATTGATCTGCTCTATTGATCCCCCGGGATGTGTGGATATTGACGATGCTTTACATGCTAAGAAGCTTTCAAACGGTAACTATGAAGTCGGCGTCCATATTGCCGATGTGACCCATTTTGTGAAGCCAGGTACTGCCCTAGATCAGGAAGGTGCTTCTCGAGGTACCACTGTCTATTTGGTGGATAAACGTATCGATATGCTTCCCACTCTTTTAGGTACAGATTTGTGTTCCTTGATGGCCGACGTTGACAGGTATGCCTTTTCTGTGATATGGGAGATGAATAACAATGCCGAGATTGTTAACGTTCGATTCACCAAGTCGATTATTAGATCAAGACATGCATTTTCTTACGAGGAGGCGCAACTAAGAATCGATAACAAGTCGAATCAGGACCCATTAACAGAGGATCTGAggatcttgttgaagttATCGAAGGTcctgaagaaaagaagattggAAGTGGGTGCCTTGAATCTTGCTTCTCCTGAAGTTAAAGTTCATATGGATAGTGAAACATCTGATCCAAATGAAGTGGAAATCAAGGAATTGTTAGACACCAATTCTTTAGTTGAAGAATTCATGTTGGCAGCCAATATTTCTGTTGCTCGTAAGATATATGAAGCATTTCCTCAGGTAGCAATGCTTCGTCGCCATGCAGCTCCGCCCGCCACCAACTTTGAGATTTTGAACGATATGCTTCATGTTTGCAAAGGATTGTCGATCTCTACGGAGAGTTCTAAGGCCATGGCCGATTCTCTAGATCGTTGCGTGGAACCTGAGGATCCTTATTTCAATACTTTGGTGCGTATTATGGCCACTAGATGTATGATGGCTGCTGAATATTTTACCTCTGGAAGTTACAGTTATCAGGACTTCCACCACTATGGTTTAGCTGTAGATATCTACACGCATTTCACTTCACCTATTCGTCGTTATTGTGATGATGTGGTGCATAGACAGCTTGCCGCTGCCATTGGCTACGAACCGTTAAGTGAGTTACATATGGATAAGGATAAGATGGATTTGGTGGTAAAGAATATAAACAAGCGTCACAGAAATGCGCAGTTTGCCGGAAGAGCCAGTATCGAGTATTATGTGGGACAAGTAATGAAGAATGCAGAGGCTACGGAGGATGGTTACGTGATTAAGGTGTTCTCCAACGGTATTGTGGTTTTGGTTCCAAAATATGGTGTGGAAAACCTCATCAAGTTGGAGCTTTTAGGAGATGCTAATACTGCCAAGTTTGACGAGGACAAGTATAGATTGTCTTTTAAGGATAAGGAAGGTAAGCAGCGAGAAGTGGCAGTGTTTGATAAGGTTAAAGTGTTTGTGAAATCTCATTTGGATGAGTTCACTGGAAAGAGGAAGGTTCAATTGTTGTTGAAATGAACTTATATATTGTAAATGTATCTTATCCCAAGATGTAAAAAGTCCCGTTGCCGTCTCTAAAGgactgaaaattttttagtGAGTCTCGCACTCTTGACGGATTTGAAATACGTTGAGGTGAACCTATCAGACATATCTTATGTCCTGAATCTTATATTGTATTTACTATGTCGAATCTTGGATTACAGATTAGGCAGGCGGCTTCTTCGGTTGATCCGATTGTTGCCGATTACACAGTGGGATATGTCCAGCATATCATTAAGTCCACAGAAGATTCAGTACTTTCGCAGCAGTTAGATATTCCAACTAAAGTTGAATTTCTGAGGGGTATGTTGATTAGTGCGGGTGGTGATTCtaagaaggtggagaagCTATGTTCACATATTGAATCGACATTAGTTGACAGactgaaaaagaatatGGCCAAACTTAAAGTGGAAGGAGATACCTCGAAGAGGTTATTGGATGCTAGTCTTCTTAGCTCACACGAAAGAGACGATACATCGATGAcatttctctcttcttctgtgGACGTTGAGCATATTGGTCGTCAAATGGAATCTAAAgtggataagaagaagttgaagaaagctgaAGCCAAGATTGCCAGAAAGATGGCAAAGAGGGAGGACAGGTACGTCAAGTATGAGGCTTCTAAATTGATTAATGAACAGAAACAGGACGACTATGATTCTTTCTACTTAAAGGTGAATCCTTTGGACGTTGAAGAGACTGGCGGTAGATCAAAGGACATTAAGATTGATTCATTTGATTTGTTTGTTGGTGACGCTCAGCGTATCTTGATGGATGCTTCGTTGACGTTAGCATTTGGACACAGGTATGGTCTAGTGGGTCAAAACGGTGTTGGTAAGTCCACTCTATTAAAGGCATTGTCCAGAAGGCAATTGGACATTCCTAAGCACATCACCATTTTGTACGTTGAGCAAGAGTATACGGGAGATGACTCCCTAGTTTTACAGTCCGTTTTGGATGCAGATGTGTGGCGTAAACAATTGTTAGTGGAAGAGCAGAAGACTAATGAACgtgttgaagagattgagaagTTGCGTAAGGAGTTTGAGGATGGTTCTccagagatgaagaagctcGATACAGAGCAGGACGATTTGTATCAAAACTTGGAGAAGGTTCAAGAGAGATTGGCCGACATTGAGAGTGATAAGGCTGAGGGTAAGGCTGCTCACATCCTATACGGTCTTGGGTTTAGTGAGGAGGCTCAAAACAGACCCACCAAGGAGTTTTCCGGTGGTTGGAGAATGCGTTTATCGTTGGCTCGTGCCTTGTTTTGTCAACCTGACTTGTTACTTTTGGATGAGCCTACTAATATGTTGGATGTTCCATCTGCAACTTATTTGGCTCATTATCTAAAAACATATCCTTCTACTGTGTTGGTTGTTTCCCATGATCGGGAGTTCCTTAACGAGGTGGCTACAGATATTATACATCAGCATTCCGAGAGACTAGATTATTATAGAGGCTCGGACTTTGACTCGTTTTACAATACGAGGGaggagagattgaagacGCAGAAAAGAGAGTACGAAAACCAGATAGCTTACAGAAAGCATTTGCAGGCTTTCATCGACAAATTCAGATACAATGCTGCCAAATCTAGAGAGGCACAATCAAGAATTAAGAAGCTTGAGAAATTGCCCGTCTTGCTACCCCCAGAACAGGAGCATTCATACCAGTTTAAGTTCCCTGACGCTGAGAAGCTTTCCTCACCTACTTTACAATTATTGGACGTCAGCTTTGGTTATAAGC
This sequence is a window from Brettanomyces nanus chromosome 3, complete sequence. Protein-coding genes within it:
- the DIS3 gene encoding exosome catalytic subunit dis3 (BUSCO:EOG0934099L) gives rise to the protein MSISLKRKRLSSGLSVSQKVFVRSRNGRATKIVREHYLREDIPCSSMACSKCEEFYFVDANGEMRHPILSDSPFDLQNNDIGKHYLIVDTNVVLNAIDMIESSSVFYDVIVPQTVLEEVRNKSYPIYMRLRDLTKNEEKRFVVFYNEFKVDTYLTRKKGETMNDYNDRLIRECAKFYSEHLKPCGITTVLITGDKDNKAKALKAGIISMTLPEYVSLLPNSKELQDILPSKEGFSSNYKEIRYPEYCSVARLVGGVKNASLQQGIINISSYNFLEGSISVPSLPKPLLILGRENLNRAFNGDTVVVEILPKNMWKKPSTEIVDEEAINKNEIGDNDENEVIITDQERRILAREAIKAQGDSSVDETEKIVPTGRIVGVVKRSWRLYVGQLSPNSVDKNRIGGNSAKNCFVILMDRTLPKIRIKTRRARELVGKRIVVAVDSWPTTSKYPEGHFVRTLGDIEEKDAEQEALLLEHDIEYRPFSKNVLSCLPKEGHDWKVPENLNNGDVLLAKREDLRDRLICSIDPPGCVDIDDALHAKKLSNGNYEVGVHIADVTHFVKPGTALDQEGASRGTTVYLVDKRIDMLPTLLGTDLCSLMADVDRYAFSVIWEMNNNAEIVNVRFTKSIIRSRHAFSYEEAQLRIDNKSNQDPLTEDLRILLKLSKVLKKRRLEVGALNLASPEVKVHMDSETSDPNEVEIKELLDTNSLVEEFMLAANISVARKIYEAFPQVAMLRRHAAPPATNFEILNDMLHVCKGLSISTESSKAMADSLDRCVEPEDPYFNTLVRIMATRCMMAAEYFTSGSYSYQDFHHYGLAVDIYTHFTSPIRRYCDDVVHRQLAAAIGYEPLSELHMDKDKMDLVVKNINKRHRNAQFAGRASIEYYVGQVMKNAEATEDGYVIKVFSNGIVVLVPKYGVENLIKLELLGDANTAKFDEDKYRLSFKDKEGKQREVAVFDKVKVFVKSHLDEFTGKRKVQLLLK
- the GCN20 gene encoding ATP-binding cassette, regulator of translational elongation (BUSCO:EOG09340L34); this translates as MSNLGLQIRQAASSVDPIVADYTVGYVQHIIKSTEDSVLSQQLDIPTKVEFLRGMLISAGGDSKKVEKLCSHIESTLVDRLKKNMAKLKVEGDTSKRLLDASLLSSHERDDTSMTFLSSSVDVEHIGRQMESKVDKKKLKKAEAKIARKMAKREDRYVKYEASKLINEQKQDDYDSFYLKVNPLDVEETGGRSKDIKIDSFDLFVGDAQRILMDASLTLAFGHRYGLVGQNGVGKSTLLKALSRRQLDIPKHITILYVEQEYTGDDSLVLQSVLDADVWRKQLLVEEQKTNERVEEIEKLRKEFEDGSPEMKKLDTEQDDLYQNLEKVQERLADIESDKAEGKAAHILYGLGFSEEAQNRPTKEFSGGWRMRLSLARALFCQPDLLLLDEPTNMLDVPSATYLAHYLKTYPSTVLVVSHDREFLNEVATDIIHQHSERLDYYRGSDFDSFYNTREERLKTQKREYENQIAYRKHLQAFIDKFRYNAAKSREAQSRIKKLEKLPVLLPPEQEHSYQFKFPDAEKLSSPTLQLLDVSFGYKPEELLLNHVDLDLQMDSRIAIVGANGCGKTTLLKIALGELDPTGGSVYKNHNLRIGYFAQHHVDALDLSQSAVSWMGKKYPGKTDEEYRRHLGSFGITGSLSLQKMALLSGGQKSRVIFASLCLNNPHILVLDEPTNHLDTAGLDALATALKNFKGGILMVSHDVHMIKEVCHDILYSEDGKVRKFPGTMDDYKDYILEEADSVGVVKRH